Proteins co-encoded in one Sander vitreus isolate 19-12246 chromosome 9, sanVit1, whole genome shotgun sequence genomic window:
- the LOC144523964 gene encoding uncharacterized protein LOC144523964 translates to MALWKLATGSEFRTVGHLFGVSITTVCRCVQEFAAAAEMLLVPEQICFPDQEKFAEMAAYTERRWEIPQCIGAIDGSHIPIIAPQEYHCDYFNRKGWHSIILQGVVDGKGLFWNVFAGMAGSSHDARVLRLSKLWELASSGNYFPASTRNIGGVNAGYYILGDSAYPLQNWLLKPFHDTGWLTAEQQIYNKKICRAWVVVENAFGRLKGRWRCLMKRNDCDVELVRSMVLTCCALHNLCETHGEAYDSDWDASVAAEPVVALSQGAEEEGRDVREGLRD, encoded by the coding sequence ATGGCATTGTGGAAGCTTGCGACCGGCTCCGAGTTCAGAACTGTTGGCCATCTTTTTGGAGTAAGCATCACAACTGTGTGCCGGTGTGTTCAAGagtttgctgctgctgcagagatgttGTTGGTGCCGGAACAAATTTGTTTCCCAGACCAAGAGAAGTTTGCAGAAATGGCTGCCTACACTGAGAGAAGATGGGAGATCCCGCAGTGTATTGGTGCTATTGATGGATCACACATACCCATCATAGCACCACAAGAGTACCACTGCGACTATTTCAACCGTAAAGGCTGGCACTCCATCATCCTTCAAGGTGTTGTTGATGGAAAGGGACTGTTCTGGAACGTGTTTGCAGGAATGGCTGGCAGCTCACATGATGCTCGTGTTTTGAGACTGTCCAAATTGTGGGAGTTAGCCAGCAGTGGCAACTACTTTCCTGCTTCCACCAGGAACATCGGTGGGGTTAATGCTGGCTACTACATCCTGGGGGATTCTGCCTATCCCTTGCAGAACTGGCTCTTAAAACCATTCCATGACACTGGATGGCTCACAGCAGAACAGCAGATTTACAACAAGAAAATCTGCAGGGCATGGGTTGTTGTTGAAAATGCTTTTGGTAGATTGAAGGGAAGGTGGCGTTGCCTTATGAAAAGAAATGACTGTGATGTAGAACTGGTGAGATCTATGGTGCTGACTTGCTGTGCTTTACATAATCTTTGCGAGACTCACGGAGAGGCCTATGACAGTGACTGGGATGCATCTGTGGCAGCAGAGCCTGTGGTGGCACTGTCACAGGGTGCAGAGGAAGAAGGCAGGGATGTACGAGAGGGATTGAGGGATTGA
- the lrrc8c gene encoding volume-regulated anion channel subunit LRRC8C — MIPVMEFRQFSEQQPAFRVLKPWWDVFTDYLSVVMLMIGVFGCTLQVMQDKIICLPQRESSGNTSEVEVKSLLHLQSNISAVPREMTGLKTQLDFQQYLFINQMCYEKALHWYAKFFPYLVLIHTLIFMVCSNFWFKFPGSSSKIEHFISMLSKCFDSPWTTRALSEVSGENPEEKDKKSATSRSNIALSPGEGSLEKTQSLRSIPEKIVVDKPSASALDKKEGEQAKALFEKVKKFRLHVEEGDILYLMYVRQTVFKVFKFLLIIAYNSSLVNKVRNRVSCQVEIQDMTGYRNFQCNHTMAHLFSKLSYCYLCLVAVYGLTSLYTSYWLFYRSLKEYSFEYVRQETGINDIPDVKNDFAFMLHMIDQYDPLYSKRFAVFLSEVSENKLKQLNLNNEWTADKLRQKLQTNSNNRLELQLFMLPGLPDTVFELTELQSLKLEIINNATIPGSISQLEDLQELSLYQCSLKSQTTATSFLKENLKVLRVKFDDNRELPNWMYVLRNLEELYLTGSLSPDASKNIALESLREMKGLKMLYLKSNLTKIPQSIVDVSSHLQRLYLHNDGTKLVMLNNLKKMTNLIELELVHCDLERIPHAIFSLTNLQELDLKENNLRSIEEIISFQHLRKLTCLKLWYNGIMYIPEHIKKLGSLERLYFSHNKIEILPSHLFLCNKLRYLDVSNNDIRFIPPEIGVLQSLQYFSVTCNKIENLPDELFFCKKLKTLKLGKNSLSSLSPKISYLAQLTYLDLKGNHFELLPQELGCCRALKHSGLIVEETLFQTLPPDVRDQMKAE; from the exons ATGATTCCTGTGATGGAATTCCGGCAGTTCTCTGAACAGCAGCCAGCGTTCAGAGTCCTGAAGCCATGGTGGGATGTGTTCACCGACTACCTGTCTGTAGTCATGCTCATGATTGGTGTCTTCGGATGCACTCTTCAG GTAATGCAAGATAAGATTATATGCCTTCCTCAGAGAGAGTCTTCGGGGAACACAAGTGAAGTGGAAGTGAAGTCACTGTTACACCTGCAGTCCAATATTTCAGCTGTACCAAGAGAAATGACAGGCCTGAAAACCCAGCTGGATTTTCAACAGTACCTTTTCATCAATCAGATGTGTTATGAGAAAGCTCTGCATTGGTATGCCAAGTTCTTTCCTTATTTGGTTCTTATACACACTCTCATTTTCATGGTGTGTAGCAACTTCTGGTTCAAATTCCCTGGCTCGAGCTCTAAAATAGAGCATTTCATCTCCATGCTCAGCAAGTGCTTTGACTCTCCCTGGACCACACGAGCTTTGTCGGAGGTGTCCGGAGAAAATCCTGAAGAAAAGGATAAAAAGAGTGCCACTTCTAGGTCCAACATTGCTTTGTCTCCCGGAGAaggaagtttggagaagacacaGTCCCTCCGGTCTATCCCAGAAAAGATTGTAGTTGACAAACCATCAGCAAGTGCTCTTGATAAAAAAGAGGGTGAACAAGCTAAAGCTCTTTTTGAAAAGGTGAAGAAGTTCCGTTTGCACGTTGAGGAAGGAGACATTCTCTATCTGATGTACGTCCGGCAGACAGTATTCAAGGTGTTTAAATTCCTCCTGATCATTGCCTATAATAGTTCTCTCGTGAATAAAGTGCGAAATAGAGTGAGTTGCCAAGTTGAGATCCAGGACATGACAGGCTACCGTAACTTTCAATGCAACCACACTATGGCTCATCTGTTTTCTAAGCTTTCTTACTGTTACCTGTGTTTAGTGGCTGTCTATGGATTAACAAGTCTCTACACCTCTTACTGGCTGTTTTACCGCTCACTGAAAGAATACTCCTTTGAGTATGTGCGACAGGAAACGGGCATCAATGATATCCCAGACGTCAAAAACGACTTTGCTTTCATGCTACACATGATTGATCAGTATGACCCGCTGTATTCTAAACGATTTGCAGTTTTTCTATCCGAGGTCAGTGAGAACAAACTGAAACAGCTCAACCTCAACAATGAGTGGACCGCTGATAAATTGCGTCAGAAACTCCAGACTAACAGCAACAACAGACTTGAACTTCAGCTGTTCATGCTCCCTGGGTTACCCGACACTGTCTTTGAGTTGACCGAGCTGCAGTCACTCAAGCTGGAGATCATCAACAATGCCACCATCCCTGGCTCAATCTCTCAGCTGGAAGACCTTCAGGAGCTATCTCTTTACCAATGCTCTTTAAAGTCGCAAACAACAGCTACCTCTTTCCTCAAAGAGAACCTGAAAGTGCTTCGTGTGAAATTCGATGATAACAGGGAACTTCCAAACTGGATGTATGTCCTGCGCAACTTAGAGGAGCTCTATCTCACCGGGTCTCTAAGCCCTGATGCCTCCAAAAATATAGCTCTTGAGTCACTGCGGGAGATGAAGGGTTTGAAAATGCTTTATCTTAAGAGCAATTTGACCAAGATACCTCAGTCTATAGTGGATGTCTCCAGCCATCTGCAGCGGCTGTACTTGCACAATGATGGCACTAAGCTCGTAATGCTCAACAACCTGAAAAAGATGACCAACCTGATCGAGCTGGAGCTAGTGCATTGTGATCTGGAACGCATCCCACATGCAATCTTCAGCCTAACCAATCTGCAAGAGCTTGACCTGAAAGAGAATAACCTTCGCTCAATAGAGGAGATCATCAGCTTCCAACATCTTCGAAAACTCACTTGCCTTAAACTTTGGTACAATGGTATCATGTACATCCCAGAGCATATCAAGAAGCTTGgcagcctagagcgcctctacTTCAGTCACAACAAGATCGAGATATTGCCTTCGCACCTGTTCTTGTGCAACAAGCTGCGCTACCTGGACGTGTCCAACAATGACATCCGATTCATCCCTCCAGAAATTGGAGTTCTTCAGAGTCTACAGTATTTCTCGGTCACCTGTAACAAAATCGAAAATCTACCAGATGAGCTCTTCTTTTGCAAAAAGCTCAAAACACTGAAGCTTGGCAAAAACTCGCTGTCCTCACTGTCGCCAAAGATTTCCTACCTAGCTCAACTGACGTACTTGGACCTCAAAGGCAACCACTTTGAGCTTCTGCCCCAAGAGCTCGGTTGCTGTCGTGCACTGAAGCACAGCGGCCTTATAGTGGAAGAGACACTGTTTCAAACTCTGCCTCCTGATGTCAGGGACCAAATGAAGGCTGAGTGA